A genomic window from Engraulis encrasicolus isolate BLACKSEA-1 chromosome 14, IST_EnEncr_1.0, whole genome shotgun sequence includes:
- the LOC134463438 gene encoding parapinopsin-like, with product MPPALDHPAAVEPFFFPRYGYTILSVVMGIVTVTAVILNSTVIIVTLQHRQLRQPLNYALVNLAVADLGTALMGGVPAVVSNAAGRHVTGRAGCILEGFSVSLFGITALCTVALIAVERLFVVCRPLGNIKFQAWHAAAGVGASWAWSVIWNTPPLFGWGDYQLEGVKTSCGPDWHSRRPGNVSYILCYFLLCFAVPFALILVSYTWLLWTLRQVAQLGGGASAKAEAKVAWMVVAMVLAFLISWLPYTVLALAVVSDPSVQFSPLVAMVPVYLAKSSTVYNPLIYIFMNKQFRKFAVPFLSCGYWIEEESEEEPHTTVSSVQVSPEP from the exons ATGCCGCCCGCACTGG ACCACCCCGCAGCTGTAGAACCCTTCTTCTTCCCTCGCTATGGTTACACCATCCTGTCCGTCGTCATGGGAATCGTGACGGTCACCGCGGTGATTCTGAACTCCACGGTGATCATTGTGACACTGCAGCATCGGCAGTTGCGGCAGCCTCTGAACTACGCCCTGGTGAACCTGGCGGTGGCAGACCTAGGCACCGCGCTGATGGGCGGCGTACCCGCCGTGGTGTCCAACGCAGCCGGACGCCACGTCACGGGCAGGGCAGGCTGCATCCTGGAGGGATTCTCAGTCTCACTGTTTG gCATCACGGCGCTGTGCACGGTGGCCCTGATCGCGGTGGAACGCCTCTTCGTGGTGTGTCGGCCGCTTGGCAACATCAAGTTCCAGGCCTGGCACGCGGCGGCGGGGGTGGGGGCATCGTGGGCGTGGTCTGTGATCTGGAACACCCCGCCCCTCTTTGGCTGGGGAGACTACCAG CTGGAGGGCGTGAAGACGTCCTGTGGTCCCGACTGGCACAGCCGTCGCCCTGGCAACGTGTCATACATCCTCTGCTACTTCCTGCTCTGCTTCGCCGTGCCCTTCGCTCTCATCCTGGTCTCCTACACATGGCTGCTCTGGACACTACGACAG GTAGCCCAGCTAGGCGGCGGTGCTTCGGCTAAAGCAGAGGCTAAGGTAGCATGGATGGTTGTAGCCATGGTGTTAGCCTTCCTGATTAGCTGGCTGCCCTACACCGTGCTAGCGCTGGCTGTGGTGTCTGACCCGAGTGTCCAGTTTAGCCCACTCGTCGCCATGGTGCCGGTGTACCTCGCCAAAAGCAGCACAGTCTACAACCCATTGATCTACATCTTCATGAACAAACAG TTCCGTAAGTTTGCTGTCCCCTTCCTGTCCTGTGGGTACTGGATAGAGGAGGAGTCAGAGGAGGAGCCTCACACAACTGTCTCCTCCGTCCAGGTGTCGCCTGAGCCgtga